A part of Marinobacter psychrophilus genomic DNA contains:
- a CDS encoding class II glutamine amidotransferase, protein MCELLAMSANTPTDLCFSFTGLTRRGGDTGPHKDGWGVAFYEGKGVRAFHDVDASANSRIAEVVQTHPIKSEVALCHIRQANVGEICLANTHPFMRELWGRYWVFAHNGQLSDFCAKPGFYEAVGSTDSEALFCDLLNHLRDHSDRHSTEQDTVDQLVQLSAAYARQGVFNLLLSNGDWLFTFCSTKMASITRRAPFGPARLKDTDVTIDFEAETTPNDIVSVVVTEPLTSDEQWDVYQPGEWRLWRKGEVIQSGVVALAKIDPAPTQAYIES, encoded by the coding sequence ATGTGCGAACTGCTGGCGATGAGTGCCAACACCCCGACTGATCTGTGTTTCAGCTTCACCGGCCTGACCCGCCGTGGCGGCGACACCGGGCCCCACAAAGATGGCTGGGGCGTGGCTTTTTATGAAGGCAAGGGTGTGCGGGCATTTCACGATGTAGACGCCAGTGCCAATTCCCGCATTGCCGAGGTGGTACAAACCCATCCTATTAAAAGCGAAGTGGCGCTGTGCCATATTCGCCAAGCGAATGTGGGTGAAATTTGCCTGGCCAACACCCACCCGTTCATGCGCGAACTCTGGGGCCGTTACTGGGTGTTCGCTCACAATGGCCAGCTGTCGGATTTTTGCGCGAAGCCGGGGTTTTATGAGGCCGTTGGCAGTACCGACAGTGAAGCCCTGTTCTGTGATTTACTAAATCATTTGCGCGATCATAGTGACCGCCACAGTACGGAGCAGGATACGGTAGACCAGTTGGTTCAGCTTTCAGCGGCCTATGCCCGGCAAGGCGTATTCAATCTTTTGCTCAGCAACGGCGATTGGCTGTTCACCTTTTGCTCCACCAAAATGGCCAGCATTACTCGTCGCGCACCTTTTGGGCCGGCGCGCCTAAAAGACACCGACGTGACCATCGACTTTGAAGCAGAGACCACCCCCAATGACATCGTTAGCGTGGTGGTCACCGAACCTCTGACCTCTGATGAACAGTGGGATGTGTATCAGCCCGGAGAGTGGCGTTTGTGGCGCAAGGGAGAAGTCATCCAGAGCGGTGTGGTTGCTCTGGCGAAAATTGATCCGGCACCAACTCAGGCCTATATAGAGTCATAA
- a CDS encoding NINE protein, whose product MQEPDTHSKFFGYLLWIFGFLGAHRFYYGKPITGTVWFFTLGLFLVGWIVDLFLIPSMDEEADYRFVEGPVSYNISWLLLTFTGLLGLHRMYMGKWITGILYLLTGGLFLVGVLYDFWTLNTQISERNHGSLLH is encoded by the coding sequence ATGCAAGAACCGGATACACACAGTAAGTTTTTTGGCTACCTACTCTGGATTTTTGGCTTTCTGGGCGCGCACCGTTTTTACTACGGCAAGCCGATTACCGGCACCGTCTGGTTCTTCACATTGGGTCTGTTTTTGGTGGGCTGGATCGTCGACCTTTTCCTGATTCCAAGTATGGATGAAGAAGCTGATTACCGCTTTGTCGAAGGCCCCGTCAGTTACAACATAAGCTGGTTACTGCTGACGTTTACCGGTTTGTTGGGTCTGCATCGGATGTACATGGGAAAATGGATAACCGGAATTCTTTACCTGCTTACCGGTGGCCTGTTTCTGGTGGGTGTTCTGTACGATTTTTGGACACTGAACACTCAGATATCAGAGCGCAATCACGGCAGTCTGCTTCACTGA
- a CDS encoding sensor domain-containing diguanylate cyclase has protein sequence MVVVVILVVALTVMLVGGLLSQRELEQQAEVQVESIAALVSYELDDKLSMRLNIVSHVAENLTMTERVFRDRAGLLLARQTELLHLFDGLFILDAEGLLQAEAPRFGLPKGLDLSTREYFDRISTLMTPIISEPYASSYDGKPAVMIGAPVFNHNQRFIGMIGGVMLLEGEHILKKFGNIRFAETGYIRIATRSGTTLVNGRTGQFMVPLRSENSILIQAMDGFEGTAKTDNGDGDVIIMSVRQLDQAPWFVAAVWPTEEAFAPIGRMGSGLVWTLLLILLVLVPIAGWRFRMLMRPLKLLGEQVQDRHLGLRTQPVAIPGSIEIQRVATIFNTLMTERESATLSLVEREAFYRSLTESAPIGIAQTDVLGRIEFANPALEVILGRPAAELIDTLIMGYLQNSDMKTLITGWQRGIYQRKTFHGRVRLAAFDGQDGLWIDMMSAVIETDERTLGTITVMRDITQELAVASALEEEQRRAQSIIGVLQEGVLMVDNTGAVRYANSAALQLLGIREIIEPANFFDLVSINDENCNYTLEKFRASQKIDNLYAILCNHAGGEFDIDLTMLKVRHGESHERLVFVLRDDSARRQENERLSWEASHDPLTQLFNRRAFGQELDKALAEAGQHKVATVMLLIDLDYFKPVNDKGGHLTGDKLLHRLADLLRQTVRQSDTVARLGGDEFGILLPCCGVERAEALAEQIRAGIEALVVEHEGEDYRVTASIGLAQINPTDTSTKAIMARADEGSYLAKGRGRNQVVVVLV, from the coding sequence ATGGTCGTTGTTGTGATTCTAGTGGTTGCGCTGACGGTCATGCTAGTGGGTGGTCTGCTGAGCCAGCGGGAACTGGAGCAGCAGGCAGAAGTACAGGTTGAGTCCATCGCCGCTCTAGTGTCTTACGAACTGGACGATAAATTGTCCATGCGTCTGAATATTGTCAGCCACGTGGCAGAAAACCTGACCATGACCGAACGGGTGTTTCGTGATCGGGCTGGGCTGTTATTGGCGCGCCAAACCGAGTTGCTGCATCTTTTTGATGGCCTGTTTATTCTCGATGCCGAAGGTCTCCTGCAGGCGGAAGCTCCGCGCTTTGGCTTGCCCAAAGGGCTGGATCTCAGCACCCGCGAGTATTTTGACCGCATATCCACGCTGATGACGCCGATCATCAGCGAGCCTTACGCATCTTCTTACGACGGTAAACCTGCGGTTATGATCGGTGCGCCGGTGTTCAATCATAACCAGCGTTTTATCGGGATGATTGGCGGCGTCATGCTGCTTGAGGGCGAACACATTCTGAAGAAATTTGGAAATATCCGCTTTGCGGAAACCGGTTATATCCGCATTGCGACCCGCAGTGGCACAACGTTGGTAAACGGGCGTACCGGGCAGTTTATGGTGCCCCTGCGATCGGAGAACTCGATACTTATACAAGCCATGGATGGGTTCGAGGGAACCGCAAAAACTGATAACGGCGATGGTGACGTAATCATTATGTCGGTGCGGCAACTGGATCAGGCACCTTGGTTTGTAGCCGCGGTTTGGCCTACAGAGGAAGCTTTTGCGCCGATTGGCCGCATGGGCAGTGGGCTGGTCTGGACGCTGTTGTTGATTCTATTGGTGCTGGTGCCCATCGCCGGTTGGCGTTTTCGCATGCTGATGCGGCCTTTGAAACTGCTGGGTGAGCAGGTACAGGATCGCCACCTTGGCTTGCGTACGCAGCCAGTTGCCATTCCCGGCAGTATCGAAATCCAGCGCGTAGCCACTATATTCAATACGTTGATGACCGAGCGTGAGAGCGCCACGCTGTCGTTGGTAGAACGCGAGGCTTTTTACCGTTCGCTGACCGAAAGCGCACCCATTGGCATAGCCCAAACCGACGTACTCGGCCGCATCGAGTTTGCCAACCCTGCGTTGGAGGTCATTCTTGGCCGTCCGGCCGCAGAGCTAATTGACACGCTGATAATGGGTTACCTGCAAAATAGCGACATGAAGACGTTAATTACCGGCTGGCAGCGTGGTATCTATCAGAGAAAAACGTTTCATGGCCGGGTGCGCCTGGCGGCGTTTGACGGGCAAGATGGTCTGTGGATTGACATGATGTCGGCGGTGATCGAAACCGACGAGCGCACTCTGGGTACGATTACCGTTATGCGGGATATTACTCAAGAGCTGGCAGTGGCCAGCGCCCTGGAGGAGGAACAGCGCAGAGCGCAGAGTATTATTGGTGTGCTGCAAGAGGGCGTGCTGATGGTTGATAACACCGGCGCTGTCCGTTACGCCAATAGCGCTGCGCTGCAACTTTTGGGAATACGTGAAATCATTGAACCGGCCAATTTCTTTGATCTTGTGTCGATCAATGATGAGAATTGCAACTATACCTTAGAGAAATTCCGGGCCAGCCAGAAAATCGATAATCTTTACGCGATTTTGTGCAATCACGCCGGCGGCGAGTTCGATATCGACCTAACCATGCTAAAGGTTCGCCACGGTGAGTCCCACGAGCGCCTGGTATTTGTATTGCGCGACGATAGCGCACGTCGGCAGGAAAACGAACGGCTGTCGTGGGAAGCGTCCCACGACCCACTGACCCAGCTTTTTAACCGCCGCGCCTTTGGCCAGGAATTGGACAAAGCGCTGGCAGAGGCCGGCCAGCATAAGGTGGCCACTGTGATGTTGCTGATTGATCTTGATTACTTCAAGCCGGTGAACGACAAAGGGGGACACCTCACCGGTGACAAGCTTCTGCACCGCCTGGCTGATTTGCTACGGCAGACAGTTCGCCAGTCTGACACTGTCGCGCGCCTGGGCGGGGACGAGTTTGGAATACTTCTGCCCTGCTGTGGTGTGGAACGCGCCGAGGCTCTGGCGGAGCAGATTCGCGCAGGGATCGAAGCCCTGGTCGTTGAACACGAAGGCGAAGACTACAGGGTAACCGCCAGTATTGGCCTTGCCCAGATCAATCCCACTGACACCAGCACAAAAGCCATTATGGCCCGTGCTGACGAGGGCTCATACCTGGCCAAAGGCCGCGGCCGTAATCAGGTGGTTGTGGTTTTGGTGTAA
- a CDS encoding sulfite exporter TauE/SafE family protein: MEITLLPDGLAAGVALLLLLASVLGSMISAGLGAGGGLLLIVIMASWMPPAAIIPVHGLVQLGSNCGRAALTWRHIDWKVVAAFAPGVVLGASLGAWLLVDLPAQIWQLTIALFVLFLCWGPKLPKAAIGTPGIVIASAFTSFISLFVGASGPLVAAFIKQIHRDRFITIATFSTAMALQHAPKALVFGLTGFMLSDWLALIVAMIGCGFIGTWLGLRLLNAFSDQRFGMVLNLLLTALALRLLWQAGAAGAW; the protein is encoded by the coding sequence ATGGAAATAACGCTGCTGCCAGATGGCTTGGCCGCAGGTGTCGCTCTGCTGCTGTTACTGGCCTCGGTGCTCGGCTCGATGATCAGTGCTGGTCTGGGTGCCGGCGGCGGCCTGTTGCTGATCGTTATTATGGCCAGCTGGATGCCCCCGGCCGCCATTATTCCGGTGCACGGTCTGGTGCAGTTGGGTTCGAACTGTGGCCGAGCCGCATTGACCTGGCGCCATATCGACTGGAAAGTGGTTGCCGCTTTTGCTCCCGGCGTCGTGCTTGGAGCCAGCCTGGGTGCGTGGTTACTGGTGGATTTACCCGCTCAAATCTGGCAGCTGACCATTGCACTGTTTGTGCTGTTTTTGTGCTGGGGACCCAAACTGCCGAAAGCCGCCATCGGCACTCCAGGAATTGTTATAGCCTCGGCGTTTACGAGTTTTATCAGCCTGTTTGTCGGGGCCAGCGGACCACTGGTCGCAGCGTTTATCAAACAGATTCACCGCGACCGCTTTATTACCATTGCCACGTTTTCAACCGCCATGGCTCTACAACACGCGCCGAAAGCCCTTGTCTTCGGACTGACCGGGTTTATGTTAAGTGACTGGCTGGCGTTGATCGTGGCGATGATTGGCTGCGGCTTTATCGGCACATGGCTTGGTCTGCGCCTGTTGAATGCGTTCAGCGATCAGCGCTTTGGCATGGTGCTGAATCTGCTACTGACAGCCTTGGCTCTGCGTCTGCTTTGGCAGGCAGGTGCCGCGGGCGCTTGGTGA
- a CDS encoding lysozyme family protein, which produces MYEAAFMKRFFFSITRLLLAALLATLPWLSNTATASPGKADTWTDVVRAAPYWSSQGVYRNVLTVRSWVLNESSYCTHQNRHIFYDMRGQFLGWSEDADTVEANQQQLNNTRQEMFKDGRSSAWAVGAADVTGYPFALACDQPHVDLPGSIARYLGLKEEDRLWGAWDDIKVGGQGDSVSLHKTLMAVYKKRNSQQRLSELPPALPRYLAGQLLIESGAQTRAHSTANARGIMQLSPAALSDCRISPKNYWHRLAQMDCALQLSNQNARNLRPAFTDRFGELPAQKRDELFSLLLVQAYHGGAGRVKSLLQDELLSRPAEYFARHQAQYSAGDIAFGMIFHNLGRDRFGLSSLYYVADVQLATEALCESPKLKNSEFCQWK; this is translated from the coding sequence ATATACGAAGCCGCCTTTATGAAACGTTTCTTTTTCTCCATAACTCGGCTATTACTGGCGGCCCTTCTGGCAACGCTGCCATGGCTTTCCAACACTGCCACTGCCAGCCCCGGCAAAGCCGACACCTGGACCGATGTGGTGCGCGCTGCTCCGTACTGGTCCAGCCAGGGCGTCTATCGCAACGTGCTCACTGTTCGCAGCTGGGTATTGAACGAGTCGAGCTACTGCACCCACCAGAACCGCCATATTTTTTACGATATGCGCGGCCAGTTTTTAGGCTGGAGTGAAGACGCTGACACCGTCGAAGCCAACCAACAGCAGCTCAACAACACCCGTCAGGAAATGTTCAAGGATGGCCGCAGCAGCGCTTGGGCCGTCGGCGCAGCGGATGTGACAGGGTATCCATTTGCACTGGCCTGCGACCAGCCTCACGTTGATCTTCCCGGCTCCATTGCCCGCTACCTTGGCCTAAAAGAGGAAGATCGCCTGTGGGGCGCATGGGATGACATCAAGGTAGGCGGCCAGGGCGATTCAGTGTCGCTGCACAAAACGCTGATGGCCGTGTACAAAAAGCGCAATAGTCAGCAACGTTTAAGTGAACTCCCGCCGGCGTTACCGCGCTATTTGGCCGGGCAATTACTGATCGAAAGCGGCGCCCAAACCCGAGCCCATTCAACGGCCAACGCCCGCGGCATCATGCAATTGTCGCCTGCAGCGCTATCAGACTGCCGTATTTCACCAAAGAATTACTGGCACAGGCTGGCACAGATGGACTGCGCTCTTCAGTTGAGCAATCAGAACGCGCGTAATTTACGCCCGGCATTTACCGACCGCTTCGGTGAGTTACCCGCGCAAAAACGCGATGAACTGTTCAGTTTATTGCTGGTTCAGGCCTACCACGGCGGTGCGGGACGAGTGAAAAGCCTATTGCAAGATGAGCTGCTGAGCCGGCCTGCGGAATACTTTGCGCGCCACCAGGCCCAATATTCCGCGGGGGATATCGCGTTCGGAATGATTTTCCACAACTTGGGGCGGGATCGTTTTGGCCTGTCGTCACTGTATTACGTGGCGGATGTACAGCTGGCCACGGAGGCCCTGTGTGAAAGCCCCAAGCTGAAAAACTCCGAGTTCTGTCAATGGAAATAA
- a CDS encoding methionine ABC transporter ATP-binding protein, whose product MIVFDQIEKSYRVGGKAIPALHPTSFAIETGEVFGIVGHSGAGKSTLVRLINLLEHPTGGSIKIDGEDVTHYNAAQLRAFRRNVGMIFQHFNLLSSKTVNDNIAFPMKLAGIYTKTEIQQRVAELLELVSLSEHATKFPSQLSGGQKQRVGIARALACRPTILLCDEATSALDPQTTQSVLKLLADINRELGLTIVLITHEMDVVRRVCDRVAVMDAGRVVEMGPVSDVFLHPQHPTTRDFVFESENVDSLELQQDFKKAKGRILRLTFKGESTYDPLLGSVARKSGVDFSIISGRIDHIKDTPYGQLTLALVGGDLAVAMAALEAADVHVEVMN is encoded by the coding sequence GTGATCGTATTTGACCAGATAGAGAAATCCTACCGGGTGGGGGGCAAGGCCATACCTGCGCTGCACCCCACCAGTTTTGCTATTGAAACCGGCGAAGTGTTCGGCATTGTCGGCCATTCCGGTGCTGGTAAATCCACCCTGGTGCGACTCATTAACCTGCTGGAACACCCTACCGGCGGCAGCATCAAGATCGATGGCGAAGACGTTACCCATTATAACGCCGCCCAGTTGCGCGCCTTCCGCCGCAATGTTGGCATGATCTTCCAGCACTTTAATCTGCTGTCATCGAAGACGGTGAACGACAACATCGCTTTTCCTATGAAGCTGGCCGGCATCTACACAAAAACCGAGATTCAGCAGCGGGTTGCGGAATTGTTGGAGCTGGTCAGCCTGTCTGAACACGCCACTAAATTCCCATCCCAACTCTCCGGCGGTCAAAAACAGCGAGTGGGCATAGCCCGAGCTCTGGCCTGCCGGCCCACCATTTTGCTGTGCGACGAAGCCACCAGTGCGCTGGACCCGCAAACGACCCAGTCAGTGTTGAAACTGTTGGCCGACATCAATCGCGAGCTGGGTCTGACCATTGTGCTGATCACCCACGAAATGGACGTGGTGCGCCGGGTGTGTGACCGGGTTGCGGTGATGGACGCAGGCCGCGTGGTGGAAATGGGGCCGGTGAGCGATGTGTTTCTGCACCCGCAACACCCCACCACTCGCGACTTTGTCTTCGAAAGTGAAAATGTCGATAGCCTGGAATTGCAGCAGGATTTTAAAAAGGCCAAAGGCCGCATTCTGCGCCTGACCTTCAAAGGCGAGTCTACCTACGACCCGTTACTGGGCAGCGTGGCGCGCAAGTCCGGTGTCGATTTCAGCATCATCTCCGGCCGTATTGACCATATCAAAGACACGCCCTACGGCCAGCTGACTCTAGCGCTGGTCGGTGGCGACCTGGCCGTGGCAATGGCGGCGCTGGAAGCCGCAGATGTGCACGTAGAGGTGATGAACTGA
- a CDS encoding methionine ABC transporter permease produces MEALMQDLLSNVDWVEIGIASWDTLIMVAMSLLFSVVIGLPIGVLLFLFGKRQLLEQPLAYAVLSFVVNVLRSVPFIILLIVMIPFTVMMIGTSLGVAGAIPPLVAGGAPFFARLVETSLREVDRGIIEATQAMGANVRQIVFGALLPEALPGIIAGVTVTAITLVSYAAMSGVIGGGGLGDLAIRFGYQRFQTDVMVITVALLVIFVQLLQMLGDRLVIHFSRK; encoded by the coding sequence ATGGAAGCCCTGATGCAGGATTTACTAAGCAACGTAGACTGGGTCGAAATCGGCATTGCCAGCTGGGACACACTGATTATGGTGGCCATGTCGCTGCTGTTCAGCGTGGTGATTGGCCTGCCCATCGGCGTGTTGCTGTTTTTGTTTGGTAAACGCCAGCTGCTGGAACAGCCCCTAGCTTACGCAGTGCTGTCGTTTGTCGTGAACGTATTGCGTTCGGTGCCGTTTATCATTCTGTTGATTGTGATGATTCCGTTCACCGTGATGATGATAGGCACCTCCCTGGGCGTTGCGGGAGCGATACCACCATTGGTCGCCGGCGGTGCACCGTTCTTTGCCCGCCTGGTAGAAACCTCGTTGCGCGAAGTAGACCGCGGCATTATCGAAGCCACCCAAGCTATGGGTGCCAACGTGCGGCAAATCGTCTTCGGCGCCTTGTTGCCGGAAGCGCTCCCGGGCATTATCGCCGGCGTTACCGTCACCGCGATTACCCTGGTGTCCTACGCCGCCATGTCCGGCGTGATTGGCGGTGGCGGCCTGGGCGACCTGGCCATTCGTTTTGGTTATCAACGGTTCCAGACGGATGTGATGGTTATTACGGTGGCATTGCTGGTTATCTTCGTACAGTTGCTGCAAATGCTGGGCGATCGTCTAGTTATACATTTCAGTCGTAAATAG
- a CDS encoding MetQ/NlpA family ABC transporter substrate-binding protein has protein sequence MTFNKTLIALAAAATFSAAVSAEELSIAATPVPHAEILEFVKPMLAEQGVELDIKVFTDYIQPNVQVDQKAMDANFFQHQPYLDEFNAGRGTTLVTVAGVHVEPFGAYSSKIKSLDELKDGGVVAIPNDPTNGGRALLLLQKAGLITLKEGSKITATPRDIADNPKNLEFKELEAATLPRILNQVDVALINTNYALEAGLNPTKDALIIEGSDSPYVNILVARPDNKDSDAMKKLSAALTSEDVKDFIYEKYQGAVVPIF, from the coding sequence ATGACCTTCAACAAGACCCTGATTGCCCTGGCTGCAGCGGCCACTTTCTCTGCCGCTGTCAGCGCCGAAGAGCTCAGCATTGCTGCGACTCCGGTCCCCCACGCTGAAATTCTGGAATTCGTTAAGCCGATGCTGGCCGAACAGGGCGTAGAACTAGACATAAAAGTATTTACCGACTACATCCAGCCCAACGTTCAGGTCGACCAGAAGGCCATGGACGCCAACTTCTTTCAGCACCAGCCGTACCTGGACGAGTTTAACGCCGGTCGTGGCACCACCCTGGTGACGGTTGCCGGTGTTCATGTTGAGCCTTTTGGCGCTTACTCCAGCAAAATTAAATCCCTGGACGAATTGAAAGACGGCGGCGTGGTTGCCATTCCTAACGACCCCACCAACGGCGGCCGTGCCCTTTTGCTGCTGCAAAAAGCCGGACTGATCACCTTGAAGGAAGGCAGCAAAATCACCGCGACACCGCGTGATATCGCCGACAACCCGAAGAATCTGGAATTCAAGGAACTTGAGGCCGCTACCCTGCCGCGGATCCTGAATCAGGTAGACGTTGCGCTGATCAACACCAACTACGCGCTGGAAGCTGGCCTGAACCCGACCAAAGATGCGTTGATTATCGAAGGTTCGGATTCACCTTACGTCAACATTTTGGTGGCACGCCCAGACAACAAAGACAGCGATGCGATGAAGAAGCTGTCAGCTGCGCTGACATCTGAAGACGTGAAAGACTTTATTTACGAGAAGTATCAGGGAGCTGTGGTTCCCATTTTTTAA
- a CDS encoding alanine/glycine:cation symporter family protein, whose translation MPAIEAFMSQLNNLVWGPPMLIMILGVGLFLSLGLKLMPIFKLGAGFRLMWQGRKSIGDDAEGDIPPFQALMTALSATVGTGNIAGVATAVFLGGPGALFWMWLTALVGMATKYSEAVLAVRFRETDGRGVYMGGPMYYIRNGLGKNWAWLGVLFAIFAAIAGFGIGNTVQANSVADVIEASFGVPHWVTGLVLMVLVGMVLIGGIKRIGQVASALVPLMAIFYLMAGLTVLAINAAELPAAFALVFKHAFSPIAAEGGFAGAAVWAALRFGVARGIFSNEAGLGSAPIAHASAKTNSPVNQGMVAMLGTFIDTIIICTITGMVIITSGVWTSGVSGAELTSMAFESALPGVGNYVVAIALAVFAFTTILGWSFYGERCMEFLFGARAVVPYRIAWILALPVGATLNLGFVWLVADTLNAMMALPNLIALLLLSPVVFRLTREHFEQR comes from the coding sequence ATGCCCGCTATTGAAGCCTTTATGTCCCAACTCAACAATCTGGTTTGGGGCCCGCCCATGCTCATTATGATTTTGGGCGTTGGGCTTTTTTTAAGCCTCGGCCTGAAACTGATGCCCATATTTAAGCTGGGCGCCGGTTTCCGCTTGATGTGGCAGGGCCGCAAGTCCATCGGCGACGACGCAGAGGGTGACATTCCGCCGTTCCAGGCGCTGATGACGGCGCTGTCGGCTACTGTAGGCACCGGCAATATCGCCGGCGTGGCAACCGCAGTGTTTCTGGGTGGCCCAGGCGCGCTCTTCTGGATGTGGCTGACCGCGCTGGTGGGCATGGCCACAAAATACTCGGAAGCCGTGCTGGCCGTGCGTTTCCGCGAAACTGACGGGCGTGGAGTCTATATGGGCGGCCCCATGTACTACATCCGCAATGGTCTGGGTAAGAACTGGGCCTGGCTGGGCGTACTGTTTGCGATATTTGCCGCCATTGCCGGGTTTGGTATTGGCAATACGGTACAGGCCAACTCGGTGGCCGACGTGATAGAAGCGAGCTTTGGCGTACCCCACTGGGTAACAGGCCTGGTGTTGATGGTACTGGTGGGTATGGTGCTGATTGGGGGCATCAAGCGTATCGGCCAAGTCGCCAGTGCCCTGGTGCCGTTGATGGCAATTTTTTACCTGATGGCGGGCCTTACTGTGCTGGCTATTAACGCCGCCGAACTGCCTGCGGCTTTTGCGCTGGTGTTCAAGCACGCGTTCAGTCCGATTGCCGCCGAGGGTGGTTTTGCCGGCGCCGCGGTATGGGCAGCGTTACGCTTTGGTGTGGCTCGGGGCATTTTCTCCAACGAGGCTGGTCTGGGTTCCGCACCCATCGCCCACGCTTCAGCAAAAACCAATAGCCCCGTTAATCAGGGCATGGTGGCCATGCTAGGCACCTTCATTGACACCATCATAATTTGCACCATCACCGGCATGGTGATTATCACTTCTGGTGTATGGACCTCTGGTGTATCCGGCGCCGAACTGACCTCTATGGCGTTCGAATCTGCCTTGCCAGGCGTCGGTAACTACGTGGTCGCCATTGCCTTGGCGGTTTTCGCTTTTACCACTATTTTGGGTTGGTCGTTCTATGGTGAGCGCTGTATGGAGTTCCTGTTCGGCGCCCGCGCCGTTGTGCCCTATCGTATCGCCTGGATTCTGGCATTACCCGTTGGCGCTACCCTGAATCTGGGGTTTGTATGGCTGGTGGCAGACACCCTGAATGCGATGATGGCACTGCCAAACCTGATTGCGCTGTTGCTGCTGAGCCCCGTGGTTTTCCGTTTGACGCGAGAGCATTTCGAGCAGCGGTGA
- a CDS encoding CBS domain-containing protein — protein MRSMNVSDVMWNHIEPVRGEWLISRVVSHLSENHVTGLPVVDSQRKLIGFVSEQDCIHALLVSNYHCEGEPAVREVMILQPVTVSPDLGVVDLAQKLGAGKPKVYPVVDNGKLVGIVTRSAILDHLVKSGCKVGTPKFANSDE, from the coding sequence ATGCGTTCAATGAATGTTTCAGACGTAATGTGGAACCACATAGAGCCGGTGCGCGGCGAATGGTTAATCAGTCGCGTGGTTAGTCATTTATCGGAAAATCACGTAACCGGCTTGCCGGTGGTCGACAGTCAGCGCAAATTGATTGGGTTTGTATCTGAGCAAGACTGCATTCATGCGTTGCTGGTAAGCAACTATCACTGCGAAGGCGAACCCGCGGTGCGCGAGGTGATGATCCTCCAACCGGTGACGGTGTCGCCAGACTTGGGCGTTGTCGATCTGGCGCAAAAACTTGGCGCGGGCAAGCCGAAAGTGTACCCGGTTGTGGACAACGGCAAATTGGTGGGCATAGTCACCCGCAGCGCCATTTTAGACCACCTTGTAAAATCAGGCTGTAAGGTGGGTACGCCAAAGTTTGCCAACTCTGATGAATGA
- the fghA gene encoding S-formylglutathione hydrolase encodes MELLLTNASFGGEHRRYRHTAATLECQMEFSIFLPPQSLAEPGRKVPVLYWLSGLTCNDENFMQKAGAQKLAAELGLAIVCPDTSPRGVNLPGEDDSYDFGSGAGFYVNATEQPWAPHYRMYDYVVKELPQLVESELPVSAEKSISGHSMGGHGALICALKNPGLYRSVSAFAPVAHPVECPWGQKAFAGYLGGNQEQWNQWDATLLIADAQERLPLLIDQGTADQFLAEQLNPQALVRACHSVNHPVTLRMQSGYDHSYFFIASFIDDHLHHHAEALGLAQPQL; translated from the coding sequence ATGGAACTGCTTTTAACCAATGCCAGCTTTGGCGGCGAGCACCGCCGTTACCGCCACACCGCCGCGACGCTGGAATGCCAGATGGAGTTTTCTATATTCCTACCGCCGCAGTCGCTGGCAGAGCCGGGCCGTAAGGTGCCCGTGTTGTACTGGCTGTCAGGCCTGACGTGTAATGATGAAAATTTCATGCAAAAAGCCGGTGCACAGAAACTGGCCGCTGAGCTTGGCTTGGCGATTGTGTGCCCGGATACCAGCCCGCGGGGCGTCAATTTGCCGGGGGAAGACGACAGCTACGATTTTGGCAGCGGTGCAGGCTTTTATGTGAATGCCACAGAGCAGCCTTGGGCGCCCCACTACCGGATGTACGATTACGTAGTGAAGGAACTGCCCCAACTGGTAGAAAGCGAGTTGCCCGTTAGCGCTGAAAAATCCATCAGCGGCCATTCCATGGGGGGTCACGGAGCGTTGATATGCGCGCTTAAAAACCCGGGGCTTTACCGGTCGGTATCGGCGTTTGCACCCGTTGCCCACCCGGTGGAGTGCCCCTGGGGTCAGAAAGCTTTTGCGGGCTATCTTGGTGGTAACCAAGAGCAGTGGAACCAGTGGGACGCCACCCTGCTTATTGCGGATGCCCAGGAACGCTTGCCATTACTGATTGACCAAGGCACTGCGGACCAATTTCTGGCAGAGCAGCTTAACCCACAGGCGCTGGTGCGGGCTTGCCACAGCGTTAACCATCCGGTAACCCTACGGATGCAGTCCGGCTATGACCACAGCTATTTCTTTATTGCATCTTTTATTGACGATCATCTGCACCATCACGCCGAAGCTTTGGGCTTGGCCCAGCCCCAGTTGTAG